Within the bacterium genome, the region CGGATGGTGAGGGAGGGGTAGGAAATGTCCGGCATCAGATTCAACGCGAGCCGATCATAGGACACCAGGCCGAACACGCAGACAGCCACCACAATCATGAAAATCGCCACCGGCCGCGTGGTGGTGAAACGAAAAAAGTCGGTGACGTTTTGTTTGAATTCAGCGTTCATGGCGTGCGGTCTCTTGGTCAGGAAGAATGAGGAAAACAGAAAGGGCGGCGGGCGCTCGCGGAGTCTCCAACGGAATTTCCGCAACCTGCACCCCTCGCCCAGTTCGCGTCAGATCTTCATTTCGGCGATCTTCACCCGCGTGCTGTCCTTCATGGCGTTGTGGCCGACGACGATGATGGTATCGCCGACGCCGACGCCCGCGAGCGCTTCGATGTTGTCGCGATCGCTGTAGCCGGCTTTGAGCGGAATACGGCGCGCCAGCGAATCCTGCCGCACGACGAACACGAACTGCTGATTGTCGTCATAAATCACCGCGCGCTTCGGCACCAGGACGGCATTGGCCCTGGTATCGGTGATGAGCTGCACATTCACAAACATGCCCGGTTTCAGCAGGCGCTGGCGGTCAGTCACGCGAATCGTCACCTTCACCATGCCGCTGGCGGGATCCACCACCGGGCTGATGCGATCGACCACGCCGTGAAATTCCTGTTCAGGCAGCGCCTCGGAAAGCACCTTCGCCACCTGGCCGACTCGAGAGCGCAACGCGTCTTTTTCCGTCAGGTGAATTCTGACCAGCAACAGATCGGGATTAACGATGGAATAGACTTTGGTGGAAGTGAGCAGCCGGTCGCCCAGCTTCACCGTGCGCTCGGAAATGAAACCCGAGATTGGCGCTTTGATTTGGCAGTAGTCCAGCGTCAGCTTGGCCTGTTCCCATTCGATTCGCGCCTGCTCGAGGTTGAAGTTGGCGACTTCGAATTCGCTCGCGCTCATCAGATTCTTCTCGAACATGCTGCGCGAGCGCTCATGGCTGTTCTTCTGGCGTTCATAGTTGACACGCGCCGCCTCTTCTTTGAGCTTGTATTCGCGCTCATCCACCGCCAATAAGACCTCGCCCTTGCGCACGTACTGGCCCTCTTCCGTGAGCAAACGCACCGCGATGCCGGTCACCTGCGGATAGATGTCAACGGCCTCCTCGGTTTCGATCGACGAAGTCGTCATCACGAAAGCCGAGATCGAGCCGGGCTTGATGGTGGTCACCTCGACCGGCACGGACTTGATTTCGTCCGCCTTCGCCTTGTCTTTCGGGGCGCCGTTGCCATTCTTGGTTTCCGCAGTGCCGTTTTTGCCTTTGTCTTTGTCCTCGGCCTCTGACTTCGCACACGCGCTCATGCCAAGGGAAGCAGCGCACAAAAGCACCAGTAATACCCGGGCTGCGTTCATGGATTAACCTCCTCAATGAAAATGGGGAATATCGACCGGACAGGCTGCAAGACTGGCGTCTGATACAGCGTTTTTCGGCCAAAAGTTGCAAGCAATACTGACTTTAATTTGGGGTTTTGCAGCCTGATGGTCACGCCGGCAGCACCCTGGGTCTCAGGAATTGCCGCGTGCCGGATGTGGACGCCGTGCCGGATACAACTCACCTGGTGAGGAGAAATCCCCCCGTCTATTCTAGTCAACAATGAGAGTGAACTCGCTGGCAACGCCAACTTCGCCGATCGGCCTCGCTTCTTCCTGGCCGAGGCGGTCAAGGAACTCTCGCAGGCACTGCGGCGGCAGTGCGATCAGCAACCCGCCGGCCGTTTGTGGATCGAACCAGACACTCACCAACGCGGCCTCCAGGCCGGCTGCGAGGCGTGCGCGTGTGCCGACGAATTCGGCATTGCTGCGGCCGCCGCCAGTTAGGTAGCCGGCGCGGGCGAATTGCAAAGCTCCCGGCAAAAGGGGAATCATGCTGGCGGAGAGATGAAAAGTGACCTGGCTGGCTTGCGCCATTTCGTGCGCGTGACCCAGCAGTCCGAAACCGGTGACATCCGTCGCAGCATGCGCGCCCACGGCGATCATGGCCGCGCTCGCCTGCCGGTTGAGTTGTACCATCACTTCCGTCAACCGCCGGCTGCCGGTCGCATCGAGCCGGCCGGATTTCAGCGCTGTGCTCAGAATGCCGGTGCCCAAGGGTTTGGTAAGCACGAGAACATCGCCGGGGCGGGCCGTGTGCGAATGGATGATTCTCTGCGGATGAACCGTGCCGGTGACGGCCAGACCGTATTTGATCTCGGGATCATCCACCGTGTGGCCGCCGATGATGGCCACGCCCGCAGCCGCGGCTTGCTCGAGGCCGCCGTTCAAGATCGCTGCCAGCCAGTCGAGATTGCCGTTCTTGGGAAAGCACGCGATGTTCAGCGCGGTGAGCGGCGTGCCGCCCATGACATACACATCACTCAACGCGTTGGTCACGGCGATGCGGCCGAAATCATAGGGGTCATCGACGATAGGGGTGAAGAAGTCGACGGTCTGCACCAGCGCCAGGTCTTCCCGCAACTGGTAGATGCCGGCATCGGCGGCGAGATCGAGGCCGACCAGCACGTTGGGCATGGGCGTTTGCTTCACTTTACTCAAAACTTGCCACAACAACGTTGGGCTCAGTTTGGAAGCTCAGCCGGCGCAGCGAACGGTGTGCGTGAGTTTGATGATTTCGTCTTTGGTATGGCTCATGTCAATTCAAGCAGAGCGTGCCAAACGCGTCTTTGTCCCGCTGCAATGCCTCTTTCAATTCCCGGCCGCAGCGCTCGCTGCAAATGACGAAGTACAAATCATTGCCGTCTTTCTTGGCCTGCGAATCGCTCGGCACCACGATCGCCGGCACGGTGCGGCGAATCAAGGCGAGGAACAGCGGAATGGTCTTGCCCTCGCGGTCGCGCAGATCGATGCCCGGCATGGCTTTCGCACCGCAGCCGAAAACCTCTTCATCGGGATCGATGACGCGGTCGCACCAGGCGCAGCGGTCGGGCATGGGGTCATGCGCGGCAGGTTTCTTCTTACGTTTCATGAGGCAGATCTCAAGTTCTTTTTGAGCCACGGTATGAACATGCTGGTCGTGCGCTGATACTCCCGATAATCCTGCCCCTTGCTACGCAGCGCCTGGGCTTCGGTCGCGGGAATGCCGGTGACTTTGAATATCGCCAACAAGATAAGCACCGGCGCGCTGAGTGCCAGCCAACCCAGCGGCGAAGCCAGGGCGAACAGGGCGTAAGCGACCCAGATCAACGATTCGAAGAAATAGTTGGGATGGCGGGAATAGTTCCACCAGCCCGCGCGGCACGTTTTGCCGCGGTTTTCGGGATTGCTTTTGAAGCGATGCAACTGCCCATCCGCGGTGGTTTCACCGGCATAAGCCACCAGCCAGAGGCCGAAGCCGAGCCATTCGAGCGCGGCCAGGCGCGGCGCCGGATTCAAAGATGCCAACAGAAACGGCAGCGACAACACCACCGCGAGCAGGGCCTGTGCCTGAAAGAAAATGAAGAATTTCAATCCAAGGTGGGTTTGCCAGCGGCGCCGTAGTTCGCGATAACGGCCCTCTTCCGCCTGGCCGACATAACGCGTAAGCAGGAGAAAGAAAGCCAGGCGTAATCCCCACGTCATTGCCATGGCCGTAATCAGCAATCGCCTTGGCAAGAAACCTTCCGCCGTGAGGCAATACCACAGCGCGAGCAGCGCCAATCCCAAAGCCCAGCCGAAATCCACGATACCGGCATTCTCGGTGCCGAGTTGGATCGCCCACAGGATCGTCATCAGCAACAGAACGAGCATCCAACCGCTGCCAAGCAGCGTGAAGATCTGGGCAGTCATCGAATTCTCTCTCCGGTAATGCCGTTGCTGCAGGCCGTCCGCGCGTTTTGGCCTTGCGGCAGTCTTCCAACGCGGCGCCTGAATGTCGCACTGCGCTGCCTAATAGTCAACCCATCTTTTTGTAATTTCCGCGGCGCCGGACTACCTGTTTGGCGGCATTCTCCAACTACACTTCAATAGCGCAGCAGACGTCTGGCTGTTTCCTCGATCTGCTGCTGGCGCACGAGGAATTCTTCCTCGAGCGGGGGACTGTAGGGCACGGGCGCGTCAAGAGCGCCCAACACGCACACTGGCGCATCGAGTGCCGCAAACGCTTCTTCCGCAATGATCGCGGCAATCGACTGGCCGAGGCCGCCGGTTTTGGAATCCTCGTGCACGATCAGCACGCGATTGGTGTGCCGCACGCACGCCAGAATGGCATTCTTGTCGAGCGGCTGCAGCGAACGCAGATCGAGCACTTGGCAGGTGAGGCCGTCGTTCTCGGCGAGCGTTTGCGCTGCCGCCAGGCAGCGATGCACGTAGGCGCCGTAGGTGATCATGGTCAAATCATCGCCGGCGCGTTTCAAATGGGCGCTGCCAATCGTGATCAACTCCTCGGCGTGCGCCTCGGGCAACTGCTGTTTGATCGAGGCCAGGCGATAGAGCGCGATGTGTTCGAGAAAGAGCACCGGATTCTCATCGCGGATGGCGGCTTTCAGCAGGCCCTTGGCCTCGCGCGGGGTGGAGGGGCAAACGATCTTCAGGCCGGGCGTGCGGTAAAACCACGGCTCGGTGTTCTGGGAGTGATACGGCCCGGCGTTGCGCAAGCCGCCCCAGGGCAGGCGCACGGTCATGGGCACGGGCTGGCCCCAGCGATAGTAGATCTTCGCGGCATTGTTCACGAGTTGATTGAAGCCGCTCGCCACGAAATCATTGAACTGAATCTCCGCCACCGGACGCTTGCCCAACAGCGCCGCACCGGTGGCACAGGCAAGGATTGCCGCCTCCGCGAGCGGCGTGTTGATCATGCGGTCGCCGAATTCCGCCAGCAATGATTTGAGAATGACGAACGCGTTGCCGTAGTTGCCGCCGACGTCTTCACCCAGCAGAAAAACCTCGGGATCCCGCCGCAGTTCTTCTTCCAACGCTTCGACAATCGCCTGCCAGAAGGTTTTGCCGTTGGGATCGAACTGCACGCCGGCCGGTTCGGATGGCTGCCAGGATTCTATTTCACGATTTTGCTCGCGATTGCCGACCAGCGGCAGGCGATGCTGTTGCCATTCGCCGCCCGTGATCACCGGATGTCCGGCCAAACTGGCATCCGGCCACGGCGCCGCGATCACCTTTTGCGCCGCGCTCTCGATTTCCACGGCAATCGCAGCGATCATCTGCTCGAGTTCCTGGGGGTGCAGCACGCCTTCCGCGAGCAAATGCTGCTGATAAAGTTTGATCGGATCCCTCTGGTACCAGAATTCATACTTTTGGGCATCGACATACCCGCCGTTGATTTTTGCCGGCGGCACATATTCCAGGAACTGATCGGGTTCTTTGCCGAAGTAGAGCATGTCATCGTGATGCGCGTGGCCGCACATGCGCATGGCAATCAACTCCACCAGCACCGGCCCTGCGCCGCGGCGGCAGGCCTCGGCAGCCTCGGCGACGGTGGCAAACACGGCTTCCGGATCAGTGCCATCGATCGTGATGCCACGCATGCCATAGCCCAGTGCCTTTTGCGCGAAGTTGAACGCGGCACATTGTTCCTGCACCGGCGTGGAAAGCGCGGTTTGATTGTTTTGCACGATGAACACAATCGGCATCTTCTGCACCGCCGCGAAGTTGATGACTTCATGCCATTCGCCGGCGGAAGTGCCGCCTTCGCCAAGGCAGTTGATGATGACCCGTCCGGTGCCGCGCAAGGCGAAGCCGATGCCGCACGCCGAGCCGGTGCTCAAAGTGATCGGCGCGGCCGGAGGGAGGATGCCGCAGGCGAAATCGCCGAGGTGCAGGTCTTTGCCGTTCGTCGGCTTGCCGGTTTTGCCCATTTGCGCGGCCATGATGTCGTAAGGTTGCTGGCCCATGGCCAGTGCCAGGCCCAGATCGCGAATCATCGGCGCGACGAAATCACCGGTGTAACGGCCGTCTTGTTGGAATTCCGGCCCGCGCCGCAGCCGCAGCGCGGCGGCGTAGATCGCCTCCTGGCCCATGGAGCGAAAGCCCTTGCCTTGAAAGGGCAGGCCGCCGGGCAGCTTCACTTCGCCGTTGGTGAAGAGTTTTTTCAGCCGGGCATCGAGATGGCGCGTGCGCAGCATGCCGGCCAGAATCTCGAGCTTCTCGGCTTTGGTGAGTGCGTGCCGCAGCGCCGTACGCGCGAACGCTGCGCGCAGATCTTGAACGAGCCGCTCGTTAAAATGCTCGCGCATCTGGTTGCGGCTCACGGCCGGATAGGCTTCTGCGCTCCCAGCCTCGGGTGCGAGCTGAGTCAGGCGCCGGCTTGCTTCGCTGAGATAGCGCTGCTCGAATTGCGCCATGTGCGCGGGCGTCAATTCTGCGGGAAAATCGCCAGCAATTGCGCGCCAACACCCCGCAAGCTCGGCCTGCAACAGCGGTGCGACCTGGGCAACGGTGGCAGCCACTTCAGTTTCCAACGCCGGCAAGCGGAGACTTGACACTGCGGCGCTCTTCGCGCTCGAGTCGAGAAGCATTGCTGCTCTTCCTTTGGATCTTTTTAACACCGGGTTAGAGGAACAACGAGGCAAGAAACGATCTTCGAACGCTGGAAGTCATGCGCCGGCGTGAGGTTG harbors:
- a CDS encoding efflux RND transporter periplasmic adaptor subunit yields the protein MNAARVLLVLLCAASLGMSACAKSEAEDKDKGKNGTAETKNGNGAPKDKAKADEIKSVPVEVTTIKPGSISAFVMTTSSIETEEAVDIYPQVTGIAVRLLTEEGQYVRKGEVLLAVDEREYKLKEEAARVNYERQKNSHERSRSMFEKNLMSASEFEVANFNLEQARIEWEQAKLTLDYCQIKAPISGFISERTVKLGDRLLTSTKVYSIVNPDLLLVRIHLTEKDALRSRVGQVAKVLSEALPEQEFHGVVDRISPVVDPASGMVKVTIRVTDRQRLLKPGMFVNVQLITDTRANAVLVPKRAVIYDDNQQFVFVVRQDSLARRIPLKAGYSDRDNIEALAGVGVGDTIIVVGHNAMKDSTRVKIAEMKI
- the selD gene encoding selenide, water dikinase SelD gives rise to the protein MPNVLVGLDLAADAGIYQLREDLALVQTVDFFTPIVDDPYDFGRIAVTNALSDVYVMGGTPLTALNIACFPKNGNLDWLAAILNGGLEQAAAAGVAIIGGHTVDDPEIKYGLAVTGTVHPQRIIHSHTARPGDVLVLTKPLGTGILSTALKSGRLDATGSRRLTEVMVQLNRQASAAMIAVGAHAATDVTGFGLLGHAHEMAQASQVTFHLSASMIPLLPGALQFARAGYLTGGGRSNAEFVGTRARLAAGLEAALVSVWFDPQTAGGLLIALPPQCLREFLDRLGQEEARPIGEVGVASEFTLIVD
- a CDS encoding DUF1295 domain-containing protein, which produces MTAQIFTLLGSGWMLVLLLMTILWAIQLGTENAGIVDFGWALGLALLALWYCLTAEGFLPRRLLITAMAMTWGLRLAFFLLLTRYVGQAEEGRYRELRRRWQTHLGLKFFIFFQAQALLAVVLSLPFLLASLNPAPRLAALEWLGFGLWLVAYAGETTADGQLHRFKSNPENRGKTCRAGWWNYSRHPNYFFESLIWVAYALFALASPLGWLALSAPVLILLAIFKVTGIPATEAQALRSKGQDYREYQRTTSMFIPWLKKNLRSAS
- a CDS encoding thiamine pyrophosphate-dependent enzyme produces the protein MLLDSSAKSAAVSSLRLPALETEVAATVAQVAPLLQAELAGCWRAIAGDFPAELTPAHMAQFEQRYLSEASRRLTQLAPEAGSAEAYPAVSRNQMREHFNERLVQDLRAAFARTALRHALTKAEKLEILAGMLRTRHLDARLKKLFTNGEVKLPGGLPFQGKGFRSMGQEAIYAAALRLRRGPEFQQDGRYTGDFVAPMIRDLGLALAMGQQPYDIMAAQMGKTGKPTNGKDLHLGDFACGILPPAAPITLSTGSACGIGFALRGTGRVIINCLGEGGTSAGEWHEVINFAAVQKMPIVFIVQNNQTALSTPVQEQCAAFNFAQKALGYGMRGITIDGTDPEAVFATVAEAAEACRRGAGPVLVELIAMRMCGHAHHDDMLYFGKEPDQFLEYVPPAKINGGYVDAQKYEFWYQRDPIKLYQQHLLAEGVLHPQELEQMIAAIAVEIESAAQKVIAAPWPDASLAGHPVITGGEWQQHRLPLVGNREQNREIESWQPSEPAGVQFDPNGKTFWQAIVEALEEELRRDPEVFLLGEDVGGNYGNAFVILKSLLAEFGDRMINTPLAEAAILACATGAALLGKRPVAEIQFNDFVASGFNQLVNNAAKIYYRWGQPVPMTVRLPWGGLRNAGPYHSQNTEPWFYRTPGLKIVCPSTPREAKGLLKAAIRDENPVLFLEHIALYRLASIKQQLPEAHAEELITIGSAHLKRAGDDLTMITYGAYVHRCLAAAQTLAENDGLTCQVLDLRSLQPLDKNAILACVRHTNRVLIVHEDSKTGGLGQSIAAIIAEEAFAALDAPVCVLGALDAPVPYSPPLEEEFLVRQQQIEETARRLLRY